In the Bacteroidia bacterium genome, one interval contains:
- a CDS encoding enoyl-CoA hydratase-related protein, protein MSTLKTEIVNGILTITINRPDKLNALNRQVISDIKEAVESGLNNKEVHGMILTGEGPKAFAAGADIAEFANYSEAKGEELSATGHHVFDKIEHASKPIIAAVNGFALGGGCELAMACHLRVASENARFGQPEVNLGVIPGYGGTQRLTRLIGRTKALEFLITGDMIKADEALRLGLVNHVVTQDELMNKCREILDKAGSKSPLAIGRIIALVNTCEEGGNTGFQDEIREFGRSFGTADFKEGTTAFLEKRTPAFTGK, encoded by the coding sequence ATGTCTACACTGAAAACTGAGATCGTTAATGGTATTTTAACCATAACTATTAACCGCCCTGACAAATTGAATGCGCTGAACCGCCAGGTGATCAGCGATATTAAAGAAGCGGTTGAAAGCGGACTAAACAATAAAGAGGTGCATGGAATGATCCTGACCGGGGAGGGCCCAAAAGCCTTTGCTGCAGGAGCAGACATTGCTGAATTCGCCAATTACTCGGAAGCGAAAGGAGAGGAATTGTCAGCCACCGGCCATCATGTTTTTGATAAAATTGAGCACGCCTCCAAACCCATTATTGCGGCTGTTAACGGTTTTGCTCTGGGCGGAGGCTGCGAACTGGCAATGGCCTGCCACCTGCGCGTGGCCAGCGAAAATGCCCGCTTTGGGCAACCGGAGGTAAACCTGGGCGTCATCCCCGGATATGGTGGCACCCAGCGTCTTACCCGCCTTATTGGCCGCACGAAAGCGCTGGAGTTCCTGATCACGGGAGACATGATAAAGGCGGATGAAGCCCTGCGGCTGGGCCTGGTAAACCATGTGGTGACACAGGATGAGTTAATGAACAAATGCAGGGAAATACTCGACAAGGCTGGCAGTAAATCGCCACTGGCCATCGGGCGCATCATTGCCCTTGTAAACACTTGTGAAGAAGGTGGAAATACCGGTTTCCAGGACGAGATCCGGGAATTTGGCCGCTCCTTTGGCACTGCCGATTTTAAGGAAGGCACCACAGCATTCCTCGAAAAGCGTACTCCGGCATTTACAGGAAAATGA
- a CDS encoding phosphatase PAP2 family protein, translating to MADNPENIRLPRLRDVIHDHPFFFYPYFLLLLFTAIAMGFYDYKEMFFSIHGLNAPFWDDFFYYGTYLGDGLLSFFVAAMLLFVRYRLAIAAGITFIITGIVAQLLKNFVFEGRHRPFRVLTEAPDFNVIEGLELHSYHSFPSGHTATGFAIFAFLALVIKRPPVSILCFLIAVMVGYSRIYLGQHFFVDVYAGSVVGVTCAILGYWFLEVKKPGKLLRKNWMEKSLLRN from the coding sequence ATGGCTGACAATCCTGAAAACATCCGGCTTCCCCGCCTTCGGGATGTGATCCATGATCATCCTTTTTTCTTTTATCCCTACTTTTTGCTGTTGCTCTTTACGGCCATTGCGATGGGATTTTATGATTACAAGGAAATGTTTTTCAGCATCCACGGCCTGAACGCGCCTTTTTGGGATGACTTTTTTTACTACGGAACTTATCTTGGGGATGGCCTCTTGTCGTTCTTTGTGGCGGCAATGCTGTTGTTTGTGCGGTACCGGCTCGCCATTGCTGCCGGGATTACATTTATTATCACGGGAATTGTTGCACAACTGCTCAAGAATTTCGTATTTGAAGGTCGCCACCGCCCGTTCCGGGTGCTCACTGAAGCGCCTGATTTTAACGTCATTGAGGGCCTGGAACTTCACAGCTATCACAGTTTTCCTTCCGGCCACACAGCCACCGGGTTTGCGATATTTGCTTTCTTGGCGCTGGTTATTAAGCGGCCGCCCGTAAGCATCCTTTGTTTTTTAATTGCTGTGATGGTAGGTTATTCGCGAATTTACCTCGGCCAGCATTTTTTTGTGGATGTATATGCCGGTTCCGTGGTAGGTGTTACCTGTGCCATCCTTGGCTATTGGTTCCTGGAGGTTAAGAAACCGGGAAAACTGCTGCGGAAGAATTGGATGGAGAAGTCGCTGCTCAGAAATTGA
- a CDS encoding OstA-like protein, translating to MTGKFQLSLLFFILISLSLFSQTRDVMEIKSAKVLEYVSRGGKEVRMLTGNVVLKQKDMILHCDSAYQNITANTIEAYGNIHIEQGDSIDLYGKRLDYDATRKFAVISDDVRLMDREMELRTEKLYYDVGLSQGYYLDSGIIYSDENTLTSDRGYYYSTSQDLYFRHNVKLVNPRYTMNCDTLRYHIPTKVAYFYGPTHILSDSNALYCENGWYNTETDRARFGQNASLKSGAQELYGDSLFYDRNRGLGRAEGNITLLDTVEKFRIKGNYAKHFEYSEETFITKKVLVVKPFEKDTFFMTSDTLWAAYETDSVKTVDSLAVPDSLVRYRVLRGYYDARSFSTDFQTACDSLVYSFRDSVIDLYHLPVLWFDKFQVTAEHIKIFTRNNNVQRLEMTKDAFIISPEDSIRYNQIKGKDMTAWFRNNEMYQVDVYGNGQSIYFVKDEKDKYIGVNKIESSDIRIGIDSNQVSQITFLKKPSGDMNPLMQVAAADLKLKGFDWREELRPLSVRSLVGEDYREDSTMGSIPPETKEKELKEKEEKLEQPSTQNANPLLKFRKGRKMQRESLEKTEEEEENASEEEVKEE from the coding sequence ATGACTGGCAAATTCCAGCTTTCTCTTCTGTTTTTTATTTTAATTAGTCTTTCGCTTTTTTCCCAAACCAGAGATGTGATGGAGATTAAAAGCGCTAAGGTGCTGGAGTATGTTTCGCGCGGTGGCAAGGAGGTGCGGATGCTGACTGGTAACGTGGTGCTGAAGCAGAAGGACATGATCCTCCATTGCGACAGCGCTTACCAAAACATTACGGCCAATACCATTGAGGCTTACGGAAACATTCACATCGAACAAGGCGACAGCATTGACCTCTACGGTAAGCGGCTGGACTATGACGCTACACGGAAGTTTGCCGTGATCTCTGACGATGTACGGCTCATGGATCGTGAAATGGAATTGCGAACCGAAAAGCTTTACTACGATGTAGGACTGAGCCAGGGCTATTACCTCGACAGCGGTATTATTTACAGTGATGAAAATACGCTCACCAGCGACCGCGGATATTATTATTCAACCTCGCAGGACCTCTATTTCCGGCACAATGTGAAGCTGGTCAATCCGCGGTATACCATGAACTGCGATACATTGCGATATCACATTCCCACCAAAGTAGCTTATTTCTACGGGCCTACCCATATCCTCAGCGATAGCAATGCACTCTACTGCGAAAACGGATGGTATAATACCGAAACTGACAGAGCGCGCTTTGGGCAGAACGCCAGTCTCAAGAGCGGAGCACAGGAACTATATGGCGACAGCCTGTTCTATGATAGAAATCGCGGCCTGGGCCGGGCCGAAGGAAACATCACGCTTTTGGATACGGTGGAGAAATTCAGGATCAAAGGAAACTATGCCAAGCATTTTGAGTATTCCGAAGAAACATTCATTACAAAAAAAGTTCTGGTGGTGAAGCCATTTGAAAAGGACACTTTTTTTATGACCAGCGATACGCTGTGGGCCGCTTATGAAACCGATTCTGTAAAAACGGTGGATTCACTTGCTGTGCCTGACAGCCTGGTGCGCTACCGCGTACTGCGCGGATATTATGATGCCCGGTCCTTCAGCACAGATTTCCAGACTGCCTGCGATTCGCTCGTCTACTCATTCCGCGATTCGGTGATTGACCTCTACCACCTGCCTGTGTTGTGGTTCGACAAATTCCAGGTGACTGCGGAACACATCAAAATATTTACGAGAAACAACAACGTGCAGCGCCTGGAAATGACCAAAGATGCCTTCATCATTTCGCCCGAAGATTCCATCCGCTACAACCAGATAAAAGGCAAGGACATGACGGCCTGGTTTCGCAACAATGAAATGTATCAGGTAGACGTATATGGCAATGGCCAGAGCATCTATTTTGTGAAAGATGAAAAGGATAAATACATTGGTGTAAATAAAATCGAGAGCAGCGATATCCGGATAGGTATTGACAGCAATCAGGTGAGCCAGATCACTTTTCTTAAAAAACCGTCAGGAGACATGAACCCCTTAATGCAGGTGGCAGCCGCAGACCTGAAGCTGAAGGGATTTGACTGGCGGGAGGAACTTCGGCCTCTTTCCGTAAGATCACTGGTCGGTGAAGATTACAGAGAAGATAGTACTATGGGATCCATCCCTCCGGAGACTAAAGAAAAAGAATTAAAAGAAAAGGAAGAAAAATTGGAGCAGCCATCCACTCAAAATGCTAACCCTCTGTTGAAATTCAGGAAAGGCAGAAAAATGCAGAGAGAATCCTTAGAAAAAACTGAAGAAGAAGAAGAGAATGCTTCAGAGGAAGAGGTGAAGGAGGAATAG
- a CDS encoding SprT-like domain-containing protein: protein MTEEQFSNIMRKYMPEAGLSPAFRLFYEHSCQFKISRARKSKYGDFRPSFRGQPHRISVNHNLNPFLFLITYIHEYAHLATWKLHGQKAKPHGTEWKEQFKVLMQPFFQAEVFPQDVTRQLQAYMLNPAAASCTDVKLHRLLRNYDGAIKRLPTLEELPGSCHFEWHDGRIFQKKEKLRKRYRCMEVETKRLYLFSPLAEVKLLDF, encoded by the coding sequence ATGACGGAAGAGCAGTTTAGCAACATTATGCGCAAGTATATGCCTGAGGCAGGGTTATCCCCCGCCTTCAGGTTATTTTACGAGCATTCCTGCCAGTTTAAGATCAGCCGGGCACGCAAGAGCAAGTATGGCGATTTCCGGCCATCCTTCCGGGGGCAGCCGCATCGCATTTCCGTGAACCACAACCTCAACCCTTTCCTCTTCCTCATTACATACATCCATGAATATGCGCACCTGGCTACCTGGAAACTTCACGGACAAAAGGCCAAACCTCATGGCACGGAATGGAAGGAGCAGTTTAAGGTACTGATGCAGCCATTTTTCCAGGCCGAAGTATTCCCCCAGGACGTAACCCGCCAACTACAGGCGTATATGCTGAACCCGGCAGCGGCCAGTTGCACTGACGTGAAGCTACACCGCCTCCTCCGCAATTATGACGGAGCCATAAAGCGCCTCCCCACGCTGGAAGAGTTGCCGGGCTCCTGCCATTTTGAGTGGCATGATGGTCGCATTTTCCAGAAAAAAGAAAAGCTGCGAAAGCGGTATCGCTGCATGGAAGTGGAAACCAAACGGCTCTATTTATTCAGCCCGCTGGCGGAGGTAAAGCTGCTTGATTTTTGA
- a CDS encoding DinB family protein yields the protein MDENTETLLRKQLAKHIEGGDAFMPMEEMLKEISFEKTGIIPQGVPYSFYQLFYHTWFAQNDILEFCRNPDYKAPKWPEGYWPGKKAPDNEADWNNLKAQYFNDRKAFCDYLLNSENNLFSPIPHGSGQTLLREAILITEHSAYHSGQLLIILRLLGLHF from the coding sequence ATGGACGAAAACACGGAAACATTGCTGCGGAAACAATTGGCAAAGCATATTGAAGGCGGGGATGCTTTTATGCCCATGGAAGAAATGCTGAAGGAGATTTCCTTTGAGAAAACGGGTATCATTCCTCAAGGTGTCCCTTATTCCTTTTACCAGCTTTTTTATCATACCTGGTTTGCACAAAATGACATTCTTGAATTTTGCCGAAACCCGGATTATAAAGCACCCAAATGGCCGGAAGGCTACTGGCCTGGCAAAAAAGCACCCGACAACGAGGCCGACTGGAACAACCTGAAAGCGCAATATTTTAATGACCGAAAGGCTTTTTGCGATTATTTATTAAATTCTGAAAACAATCTTTTTTCTCCGATTCCTCATGGTTCCGGGCAGACGTTGCTGCGGGAAGCAATATTAATTACAGAGCATTCCGCCTACCATTCGGGGCAGCTTCTCATTATTTTGCGGTTGCTGGGTTTACACTTTTGA
- a CDS encoding TonB-dependent receptor, producing the protein MKNSSILFLLMAICSTVNLSAQTDVVDTLKLAPAEIRATREEMMANEVPASLSLVNQDEIQLLKPTLALEESLRRVPGVFVSNRHNLSQGERISIRGMGSRAQFGVRSIKMVLDGIPLTFPDGTTQLNNVDPSWIGRMEVLRGPSSTLYGNAAGGVIYMESETPAADEVVLTPRLTAGSYGFYKGQLQLAGNTGKTSYLISADGTNYNGYRDFSEARLYHLNSVVNYRPSNSTRLTFILNMMHAPYMYNPSSLSRQEVGLNRRQARGIVQRQVSGKAVMQGQSGIALKQDFGKWGSLNSTVYGIARELDNPIFGRIIDLSRWSGGTHNVYEKSFATGRRSSLKWLAGFDMEFQADDRQEFENPGITDAELATASLADRMDILEKGPMVLSQRENVNNAGLFSLLKYRYNNRLTLSAGIRQDWFVFKINNETSQLNSPAINFNQLSPSAGALYQFSKGWESFANYSTAFQTPTANEFSNDPQGAGFNQNLLPETVWGFEAGLRKSSGRFKGGLTAFYLKIQNQLIPYQASTQSDVTFYRNAGETSNRGLEGWLAVSPFKMVEFFASYTYMNYLFDNYNVETGSEFVQLAGNKVPGVPAHHLFTGIDYKHPKGLLATLEAQWIGEYFANDFNGPVPGATDPLHNYINEEYFLLDLRLGYKKQFKKFGFTIFGGINNILDAKYNGSVVPNAAGARFFEPAPGRNYYVGVEVPLKI; encoded by the coding sequence ATGAAAAATTCCTCGATTCTCTTTTTGCTGATGGCGATTTGCTCAACTGTCAATCTGAGTGCCCAGACGGACGTTGTGGACACCCTGAAGCTTGCCCCCGCTGAGATCAGGGCCACGCGCGAAGAAATGATGGCGAATGAAGTTCCGGCTTCGCTGAGTTTGGTGAATCAGGACGAGATACAGCTCCTGAAACCCACACTGGCGCTGGAAGAGTCGCTGCGGAGGGTGCCGGGCGTATTTGTGAGCAACCGCCACAATTTATCGCAGGGCGAGCGCATCAGCATCCGCGGAATGGGCAGCCGCGCGCAGTTTGGCGTGCGCAGCATAAAGATGGTGCTGGACGGCATCCCGCTCACTTTTCCGGATGGCACTACGCAGCTCAACAACGTGGACCCAAGCTGGATTGGCCGCATGGAGGTATTGCGCGGACCGTCATCCACGCTCTATGGCAATGCTGCCGGTGGCGTTATTTACATGGAATCTGAAACCCCCGCTGCCGATGAGGTTGTGCTTACTCCCAGGCTGACGGCTGGCTCCTACGGTTTTTACAAAGGGCAGTTGCAGCTTGCCGGGAATACGGGCAAGACCAGCTATCTCATCAGTGCGGATGGCACAAACTACAACGGATACCGCGATTTTTCGGAGGCGCGGCTCTACCATCTCAATAGTGTGGTGAACTATCGTCCCAGCAATTCCACACGGCTGACGTTCATCCTCAACATGATGCACGCGCCTTACATGTACAACCCCAGCAGCCTTTCGCGCCAGGAAGTGGGGTTGAACCGCAGGCAGGCGCGTGGCATTGTGCAGCGTCAAGTTTCCGGTAAAGCAGTAATGCAGGGCCAAAGCGGCATCGCCCTCAAACAGGATTTTGGGAAATGGGGAAGCCTCAACTCCACGGTTTATGGCATTGCCCGCGAGCTGGATAACCCGATTTTCGGGCGCATCATTGATCTGAGCCGCTGGTCGGGGGGTACGCACAATGTGTATGAGAAAAGCTTCGCCACCGGCAGGCGCTCTTCGTTGAAATGGCTGGCCGGTTTCGATATGGAATTTCAGGCGGATGACCGGCAGGAATTTGAGAATCCTGGAATTACTGACGCGGAACTGGCCACTGCAAGCCTGGCAGACCGGATGGATATTTTAGAGAAAGGACCAATGGTTCTGTCGCAACGCGAAAATGTGAATAATGCCGGATTATTTTCTTTATTAAAATATCGCTATAATAACAGACTGACCCTTTCCGCTGGCATTCGCCAGGATTGGTTTGTATTTAAAATAAACAATGAAACATCTCAGCTCAATTCTCCGGCTATTAATTTTAATCAATTAAGTCCCTCTGCTGGGGCGCTGTATCAGTTCAGCAAAGGCTGGGAGAGCTTTGCCAATTATTCCACGGCATTTCAAACGCCCACCGCCAACGAATTTAGCAATGATCCGCAAGGAGCAGGATTTAACCAAAACCTGCTGCCCGAAACGGTTTGGGGATTTGAAGCGGGCCTTCGCAAAAGCAGCGGCAGATTTAAGGGCGGGCTTACGGCCTTTTATTTAAAAATTCAAAATCAGCTTATTCCCTACCAAGCCAGTACGCAGAGCGATGTAACCTTTTACCGCAATGCAGGCGAAACCTCCAACCGTGGCCTCGAAGGCTGGCTGGCGGTGAGTCCCTTTAAAATGGTTGAATTTTTTGCGAGCTATACATATATGAATTATTTATTTGATAATTATAATGTAGAAACCGGTTCTGAATTCGTGCAGTTGGCCGGAAATAAAGTTCCGGGCGTCCCGGCCCACCACCTTTTTACCGGCATTGACTATAAGCATCCCAAAGGACTACTTGCCACGCTGGAGGCGCAGTGGATAGGAGAATATTTCGCCAACGACTTCAACGGCCCAGTTCCGGGAGCGACAGACCCATTGCATAATTATATAAATGAAGAATATTTTCTTTTAGATTTAAGATTGGGTTATAAAAAGCAATTCAAAAAATTTGGCTTCACAATTTTTGGTGGGATCAATAATATTTTGGATGCAAAGTATAATGGCTCAGTAGTTCCCAATGCCGCAGGAGCACGTTTCTTTGAACCTGCACCGGGAAGGAACTATTATGTGGGCGTGGAAGTGCCGTTGAAAATATAA
- a CDS encoding T9SS type A sorting domain-containing protein, translating to MKAAPSLSVFLLVTILCSAQVQPFRQPELLWQQMISNTGGQQSSGFMDASADPNGNRVSLVGYCDNEVAGSDIMAVLLDDDSRIIYKIQLESEVPALNIGYKAALDQNGYATVAGKYYVPEEGYKLLLAHISPTGNIMWKRLYDQALLERNPEDYISLHVDKAGNIYFFFSQFSAPNEGKLMVEKIHPNGNVLFTKNVKHESNSINRLLKARVATTGNFFVLIQTSDSLPQAFNGYSLKQFDTDGKLVYDIQYPNVWNYVPVDFALKESDAFLLSTNGPLAEILVEKFDDQGTKVFARNLQDTAYNFWPLAIKENKGVLSIGLRGYIDQPRTFFYRILGMDASGPIVLDTIWTGNSLIDFDVVPYNSYHLDSNVWLMFTHSFGRDYSTTVDHLNGYRYTSELALPNGYSVSNPMIKLIGQQIFDINGDKAILVFNIYKSYQYQAASIATFHKTKLLYPENFYSESTSDLKLDRLLIHPDEPNQVYITGPSLSVSGKLYTRKLNRNGETVWDREDVSDIAFARSSYKDRQTHAQITDKGELLMATSGEDHISIFRYRKDGELLESFNSKGTTPILLEENEAGYFIWRGHAWKQIDHAGHTIWGWGVSGGGGYWSRPARFAGCYFDTRFYLFSENVIGPSFTIYGPDGKVEFEKEIPEWRSIAAFDKEANLFVMNHDTMRIYNRFGDMQSVRVYDDTLLQHYYRGAMYFDLEEKPVVAINNYPSGQISKFERNGNLIWTHRFHSIAPNHLKFNNDNDVFTIAENGLTKIDELGEIMWQKELPFHPASSVHYEVRDIALKNQLIYVLMSVSASGGGSLNNTENRINNSGNLLLKFFDFGTYCVPMDDELELMTGYPNPFSSATTFCYDLKETADVQFRIYDLQGRLLSTHPVGQVEPGPHHFHYTAPPSLANGEYLVRLSAAGKETVTKIQHIK from the coding sequence ATGAAAGCAGCCCCGTCCCTATCCGTTTTCCTATTGGTCACCATCCTTTGCTCAGCACAGGTACAACCATTCCGTCAGCCTGAACTCCTTTGGCAACAAATGATTAGCAATACCGGAGGGCAGCAAAGCTCCGGGTTTATGGATGCGTCTGCTGACCCGAATGGTAATAGGGTTTCGCTTGTTGGTTATTGTGATAATGAAGTAGCCGGGAGCGACATCATGGCAGTTCTTTTAGATGACGATAGCCGTATCATTTATAAGATTCAATTGGAAAGTGAAGTACCCGCCCTGAACATCGGATACAAAGCAGCACTGGACCAAAATGGCTATGCAACCGTGGCCGGGAAATATTATGTGCCGGAGGAAGGGTACAAACTGCTGCTGGCCCACATCTCGCCTACCGGCAATATTATGTGGAAGCGTCTTTATGACCAGGCACTTTTGGAGCGCAATCCTGAAGATTACATCTCATTGCACGTAGACAAGGCAGGAAACATCTATTTTTTCTTCAGCCAGTTTTCAGCGCCAAATGAGGGTAAATTAATGGTGGAGAAAATCCATCCAAACGGTAATGTGCTCTTCACCAAAAACGTGAAACATGAAAGCAACTCCATAAATAGACTTCTAAAAGCCAGGGTGGCTACTACTGGTAATTTTTTCGTATTGATCCAAACTTCTGATTCACTTCCTCAGGCATTCAATGGGTACAGCCTCAAACAATTTGATACCGATGGGAAGTTGGTTTATGACATTCAGTATCCCAACGTATGGAATTATGTGCCGGTTGACTTCGCCCTGAAAGAGTCAGACGCTTTTCTTTTGAGCACCAATGGTCCCCTGGCAGAAATACTCGTAGAGAAATTTGATGATCAGGGCACTAAAGTTTTTGCCAGGAACCTACAGGACACGGCTTATAATTTCTGGCCACTGGCCATCAAGGAAAACAAAGGAGTATTGTCCATTGGCCTTCGCGGTTATATAGATCAACCCAGGACTTTTTTCTACCGGATACTGGGAATGGATGCGAGCGGGCCGATTGTATTAGATACGATCTGGACTGGAAATTCATTAATTGACTTTGATGTGGTTCCTTACAATTCCTATCATTTAGATTCGAATGTTTGGCTAATGTTCACGCACTCGTTTGGCAGGGATTACAGCACTACTGTGGATCACCTAAATGGGTATCGTTATACTTCGGAGCTTGCTTTGCCAAATGGGTATTCAGTAAGCAACCCGATGATAAAATTAATTGGGCAACAAATCTTTGATATAAATGGGGATAAAGCAATTCTCGTTTTCAATATCTATAAAAGTTATCAGTATCAGGCAGCCAGTATTGCTACGTTTCACAAGACAAAACTTCTTTACCCGGAAAATTTTTATAGTGAATCCACCTCTGACCTTAAACTTGATCGTTTACTCATACATCCGGATGAGCCAAACCAGGTATATATCACAGGACCATCACTTAGCGTGAGTGGCAAGCTCTACACAAGAAAACTCAACAGAAACGGAGAAACGGTTTGGGACCGGGAAGATGTATCGGATATAGCATTTGCACGTTCGAGCTATAAGGATCGTCAAACCCATGCCCAGATCACCGACAAGGGAGAGCTACTTATGGCAACCTCAGGAGAGGACCACATCTCCATTTTCCGGTATAGAAAAGATGGGGAATTGCTGGAATCTTTTAACAGCAAGGGAACCACGCCTATTTTGCTTGAAGAAAACGAAGCTGGTTATTTTATTTGGCGAGGCCATGCATGGAAGCAGATTGACCATGCAGGCCACACTATATGGGGCTGGGGCGTTTCAGGCGGAGGAGGATATTGGTCTCGCCCGGCAAGGTTCGCAGGTTGTTATTTTGACACACGCTTTTATTTGTTTTCAGAAAACGTGATTGGACCATCGTTCACAATATATGGCCCGGATGGAAAAGTGGAGTTTGAGAAGGAAATTCCGGAATGGCGCTCAATAGCGGCATTTGACAAAGAGGCCAATCTTTTTGTAATGAACCATGATACGATGAGAATTTATAACCGTTTTGGCGATATGCAATCAGTAAGGGTATATGATGATACGCTTCTTCAGCATTATTATAGGGGAGCCATGTATTTTGACCTTGAAGAAAAACCCGTAGTTGCAATTAATAATTATCCATCAGGACAAATATCAAAATTTGAGAGAAACGGGAATTTAATTTGGACTCACCGCTTCCATAGCATTGCGCCTAATCATCTAAAGTTTAACAATGACAATGATGTTTTTACCATTGCGGAAAATGGCCTCACCAAGATTGATGAATTAGGGGAAATAATGTGGCAAAAGGAATTACCTTTCCATCCTGCCAGTTCAGTGCATTATGAAGTAAGAGACATAGCCCTAAAAAATCAACTGATTTATGTATTAATGTCGGTTTCCGCCTCAGGAGGTGGGTCTCTAAATAATACTGAAAACAGAATAAACAACTCGGGTAACCTCCTCCTGAAATTCTTCGACTTCGGCACTTATTGCGTACCCATGGATGACGAACTGGAACTGATGACAGGATATCCAAATCCATTTTCGTCTGCTACTACTTTTTGCTATGACCTCAAGGAAACGGCAGACGTACAGTTCAGGATTTATGACTTGCAGGGGCGGCTGCTCTCCACCCATCCTGTCGGCCAAGTGGAACCCGGCCCGCATCACTTTCATTATACGGCACCACCCAGCCTGGCAAATGGTGAATATTTGGTAAGGCTCTCTGCCGCAGGCAAAGAGACCGTGACAAAAATCCAGCATATAAAATAA
- a CDS encoding AAA family ATPase, which translates to METLRAHHNRLIDTATPSVLQRPLGLELNWGLRLSGILGTRGVGKTTLMLNHLKETHGRDPSALYVSLDNIYFNSNPLFDTASDFYNSGGKYLFLDEVHRYQNWSQEIKNLYDSFPAMKIVFTGSSILHLIQGQADLSRRARIYRMEGLSFREFVNAETKLSLPHYSLSDITGNHVSIAGEITAQVKPLAHFQAYLQHGYYPFYLEDLPSYPDQLMATINLVLDVDLPLCRAVDVNSSRKLKRLLYMIATTAPMTPNVSKISAGVEVARKTLPLYFDYLHDAQLVNLLRSAGKGYSQLAKPAKIYLHNTNLAYAIAPQIPDKGTLRETFFLNQLSSRHTVNHTDIGNFLVDNSMIFEIGGRSKKGTQLKDAEKGFVAADDIEVGYGNKIPLWLFGFLR; encoded by the coding sequence ATGGAAACGCTTCGTGCCCACCACAACCGATTGATTGATACTGCTACGCCTTCCGTGCTGCAACGGCCGCTGGGCCTGGAACTGAACTGGGGCCTGCGCCTGAGTGGAATTCTCGGCACCAGGGGCGTGGGGAAAACCACGCTTATGCTGAACCACTTAAAGGAAACGCACGGCCGTGATCCCAGCGCACTCTACGTGAGCCTGGACAATATTTATTTCAACTCCAACCCGCTTTTCGATACGGCCAGCGATTTTTACAATTCGGGTGGCAAGTACTTGTTTCTCGATGAAGTACACCGATACCAGAATTGGTCGCAGGAAATCAAGAACCTGTATGATTCCTTTCCTGCTATGAAGATCGTGTTCACCGGCTCTTCCATCCTACACCTCATCCAGGGGCAGGCAGATTTGAGCAGGCGGGCAAGGATTTACCGAATGGAAGGACTGTCGTTCCGGGAATTTGTCAACGCGGAAACCAAGCTCAGCCTGCCGCACTATTCGCTCAGCGATATAACCGGGAACCACGTTTCCATTGCCGGGGAAATCACAGCACAGGTGAAGCCGCTGGCACATTTCCAGGCTTACCTGCAACATGGCTATTATCCATTCTACCTGGAAGATTTGCCTTCTTACCCTGACCAATTGATGGCCACCATCAACCTGGTGCTGGACGTGGACCTACCGCTATGCCGTGCGGTGGACGTGAACAGCAGCCGCAAGCTCAAACGCCTCCTTTACATGATTGCGACAACTGCCCCGATGACGCCCAATGTTTCCAAGATCAGCGCGGGCGTGGAAGTGGCCCGGAAAACGCTGCCGTTGTATTTTGATTATCTGCACGATGCACAATTGGTGAACCTGCTGAGAAGCGCTGGGAAGGGCTATTCGCAATTGGCCAAGCCTGCCAAAATCTACCTGCACAATACCAACCTTGCGTATGCCATCGCGCCCCAAATTCCGGACAAGGGCACTTTGCGCGAAACGTTTTTCCTGAACCAACTGTCCAGCCGGCATACCGTGAACCACACCGACATTGGCAACTTTTTAGTGGATAATTCCATGATCTTCGAGATTGGCGGGAGGTCGAAAAAAGGTACGCAGCTAAAAGATGCTGAGAAGGGCTTTGTCGCTGCCGATGATATAGAGGTGGGGTATGGGAATAAAATACCGCTCTGGCTATTTGGGTTTTTGCGATGA